In Saccharomonospora marina XMU15, one genomic interval encodes:
- a CDS encoding SgcJ/EcaC family oxidoreductase: protein MGDQEQVSTDQRDERGVRQALSRIADAWAAGDADGYARQFSQDADYTAFDGTRMAGRQAIADGHRALFRGIMKGSRMTMEQPSIRFVTDDVAVVCALGGIVMRWQGDRTRPSAKRRSSVTFVFLREGDDWLATAFQNTRYRPFANTLPGKLATLSSRDG, encoded by the coding sequence ATGGGCGATCAGGAGCAAGTCAGCACCGACCAGCGCGACGAGCGCGGCGTGCGCCAAGCCCTCTCCCGCATCGCCGATGCCTGGGCGGCGGGTGACGCGGACGGCTACGCGAGGCAGTTCAGCCAGGACGCCGACTACACCGCTTTCGACGGCACCCGCATGGCGGGCAGGCAGGCGATAGCCGACGGTCACCGCGCGCTGTTTCGCGGGATCATGAAGGGTTCGCGGATGACCATGGAGCAGCCGAGTATCCGGTTCGTCACCGACGACGTGGCCGTGGTGTGCGCACTCGGTGGCATCGTCATGCGGTGGCAGGGTGATCGCACGCGGCCGTCGGCCAAACGCCGTTCCTCGGTCACCTTCGTGTTCCTGCGCGAGGGCGACGACTGGTTGGCCACGGCGTTCCAGAACACCCGCTACCGGCCGTTCGCCAACACCCTGCCGGGAAAGCTGGCCACACTGTCCAGTCGCGACGGCTGA
- a CDS encoding SDR family NAD(P)-dependent oxidoreductase: MSELDFASRQGAALVLGAGGGLGSVIARTLAERGSAVALTYRRDRAGVEPLLAEPRFAARAYQLELTNAQRCAEVVAHVAEDFAGIHTLVYAAGPHVPMTHLSKVTPQRFRCQLLDDATALFNVLSPALPHLRTGRGSIVAVTTAATTRFPVRDGLSSAPKAAVEALVKAVAAEEGRFGVRANCVGPGMLTDGMARRLIDSGDLDERALAAARDNIPLRRFGNATDIAEAVCFLASDRAGFVTGQKLDVDGGYGV; this comes from the coding sequence GTGAGTGAACTCGACTTCGCATCCCGTCAGGGTGCGGCGCTGGTGCTGGGGGCGGGCGGCGGGCTGGGTTCGGTGATCGCGCGGACACTGGCCGAACGCGGCAGTGCCGTGGCGCTCACCTACCGCCGCGACCGCGCCGGTGTCGAGCCACTGCTCGCCGAACCCCGTTTCGCCGCCAGGGCCTACCAGCTGGAACTGACGAACGCGCAGCGCTGCGCCGAGGTCGTCGCCCACGTGGCCGAGGACTTCGCAGGAATCCACACCCTGGTGTACGCGGCCGGGCCGCACGTGCCGATGACACACCTGAGCAAGGTGACACCGCAGCGGTTTCGCTGCCAACTACTCGACGACGCCACCGCACTGTTCAACGTGCTCTCGCCCGCACTGCCGCACCTGCGCACCGGCAGGGGCAGCATCGTGGCGGTGACCACGGCGGCCACCACCCGGTTTCCCGTGCGCGACGGCCTTTCCTCCGCGCCGAAGGCCGCCGTGGAGGCACTGGTCAAAGCCGTGGCGGCGGAGGAGGGTCGGTTCGGTGTGCGCGCGAACTGCGTCGGGCCCGGCATGCTCACCGACGGCATGGCGCGGCGACTGATCGACTCCGGCGACCTCGACGAGCGCGCGCTCGCGGCCGCGAGGGACAACATCCCGTTGCGCAGGTTCGGCAACGCCACCGACATCGCCGAGGCCGTCTGCTTCCTCGCCTCCGACCGCGCCGGGTTCGTCACAGGGCAGAAGCTGGACGTCGACGGCGGTTACGGGGTTTGA
- a CDS encoding steroid 3-ketoacyl-CoA thiolase, whose translation MGTPVIVDAARTPFGKRGGWLCGLHPAELLGMAQRGLLERLDVDPAAVEQLIGGCVTQAGEQANNVTRTAWLHAGLPEETGAVTIDSQCGSAQHAVHLVAGLIATDAIDVGMACGVEMMSRVPLGANVGGEAGMPKPDSWDIDMPNQFGAADRIAARRGFSREDLDAFGARSQRLARQAWDEGRFDRQIIAVTAPSPDGGDPVRVTRDQGLRDTSMEALAGLKPVLPDGLHTAGTSSQVSDGASVAMVTDAEKAKELGLRPRGRILAQCLVGAEPYYHLDGPVRAAQRVLDRTGMKIGDIDLVEVNEAFASVPMSMRQVHDLDPDLLNVNGGAIAVGHPVGATGIRLIATALDELERRDKQTALVAICAGGALATGAIIERM comes from the coding sequence ATGGGAACCCCGGTCATTGTCGACGCCGCTCGCACGCCGTTCGGAAAGCGAGGCGGTTGGCTTTGCGGCCTGCACCCCGCCGAACTGCTCGGCATGGCGCAGCGCGGCCTGCTCGAGCGACTGGACGTCGATCCCGCCGCCGTGGAACAGCTCATCGGCGGCTGCGTCACGCAGGCGGGGGAGCAGGCGAACAACGTCACACGCACCGCGTGGCTGCACGCCGGACTCCCGGAGGAGACCGGTGCCGTCACCATCGATTCGCAGTGTGGCTCAGCCCAGCACGCCGTGCACCTGGTCGCAGGCCTGATCGCGACCGACGCGATCGACGTCGGGATGGCCTGCGGCGTTGAGATGATGTCCAGGGTCCCGCTCGGCGCCAACGTGGGCGGCGAGGCGGGAATGCCGAAGCCGGACTCCTGGGACATCGACATGCCCAACCAGTTCGGGGCCGCCGACCGGATCGCCGCGCGGCGCGGATTCAGTCGCGAGGACCTCGACGCCTTCGGGGCGCGCTCACAGCGGCTGGCCAGGCAGGCCTGGGACGAGGGCAGGTTCGACCGGCAGATCATTGCGGTCACGGCCCCCTCACCCGACGGCGGTGACCCCGTCCGAGTCACCCGTGACCAGGGGTTGCGCGACACCAGCATGGAAGCGCTCGCCGGGCTCAAGCCGGTACTGCCCGACGGCCTGCACACCGCGGGGACGTCCTCGCAGGTCTCCGACGGAGCGAGCGTGGCGATGGTGACCGACGCCGAGAAGGCCAAGGAACTCGGCCTTCGCCCGCGCGGGCGCATCCTGGCGCAGTGCCTCGTCGGCGCGGAGCCCTACTACCACCTCGACGGGCCGGTCCGTGCCGCGCAACGCGTGCTGGACCGCACCGGGATGAAGATCGGCGACATCGATCTGGTCGAGGTCAACGAGGCGTTCGCCTCGGTGCCGATGTCGATGCGCCAGGTGCACGACCTCGACCCGGATCTGCTCAACGTGAACGGCGGAGCGATCGCCGTCGGCCACCCCGTCGGTGCCACCGGCATCCGGTTGATCGCCACCGCCCTGGACGAGTTGGAGCGCAGGGACAAGCAGACGGCCCTGGTCGCCATCTGCGCGGGCGGTGCGCTGGCCACCGGCGCCATCATCGAGCGGATGTGA
- a CDS encoding SDR family NAD(P)-dependent oxidoreductase, producing the protein MSVELTGLEGKVAVVTGAGRMRSIGRAIAVELARAGCDVVLTGTGRSPERYPDDERAAGWRDIDSVADEVRALGRRATPVVLDVADPDAVDSLAESVHAEYGRVDVVVNNAAAARGPDRVPVVDLPVQVWDQVIAVNLRGTFLLSRRFARMLVAQGEGGSIINISSIGGKSMGANTAAYAASKAAVQALTSSMAKELGAADIRVNAICPGVTRTGRLDDVTPQAWQEYVARNIPLGRAGTPTDVAMTAVFLASDQGAWVSGQAWNVDGGQLTVR; encoded by the coding sequence ATGAGTGTGGAACTGACCGGACTCGAAGGAAAGGTCGCCGTGGTCACCGGGGCGGGCAGGATGCGCTCCATCGGCAGGGCGATCGCGGTGGAACTGGCCCGTGCGGGCTGCGATGTCGTCCTCACCGGCACCGGTCGGTCGCCCGAACGCTATCCCGACGACGAGCGGGCGGCGGGCTGGCGCGACATCGACTCCGTCGCCGATGAGGTGCGCGCGCTCGGGAGGCGGGCCACCCCGGTGGTGCTCGACGTCGCCGATCCCGACGCGGTGGACTCGCTCGCGGAGTCGGTGCACGCCGAGTACGGCCGGGTGGACGTCGTGGTCAACAACGCCGCGGCGGCACGGGGGCCGGACCGGGTACCTGTCGTGGACCTCCCGGTGCAGGTGTGGGACCAGGTGATCGCCGTCAACCTGCGCGGCACGTTCCTTCTCAGCCGCCGCTTCGCCCGGATGCTCGTGGCACAGGGCGAAGGCGGCAGCATCATCAACATCTCCTCGATCGGCGGTAAGTCGATGGGCGCCAACACGGCGGCCTACGCGGCGTCCAAGGCCGCGGTGCAGGCGCTGACCTCGTCGATGGCGAAGGAACTGGGCGCGGCGGACATCCGCGTCAACGCCATCTGCCCCGGTGTCACGCGCACGGGCAGGTTGGACGACGTCACGCCGCAGGCGTGGCAGGAGTACGTGGCACGCAACATCCCGCTTGGCCGCGCGGGCACCCCGACCGACGTGGCCATGACCGCGGTTTTCCTGGCCAGCGACCAGGGGGCATGGGTGAGTGGGCAGGCGTGGAACGTCGACGGTGGACAGTTGACGGTGCGGTGA
- a CDS encoding class I adenylate-forming enzyme family protein: MNGNAADPAKAREAAVTMLTAPGGRFEVVEEDVLGRRMRVFRNRLRSLRELLLTARRHGDTEYLVCEENRWTFAEHHARVASLAQALRERYHIGKGDRVAILSANNAEWIMTFWAATSLGAITVGMNSLWSAREVEYGLADSAPSLIVTDGRRRELLGDTGTTVLSMETDIPALASQTPGAELPDSDIAEDDPAVILYTSGTTGRPKGAVHSHRNVLAACDYHLFNDALAEALGRPPTRRRYLLATPLFHIAALHNLAVPRLATAETAVIYTGRFEAERVLRLIERERVTNWGAVPTMANRLLEHGDLSGYDLSSLTALSLNSAPSSPALMDRVRELLPHAAPSLGTTYGLTETSTAATLATSADLARCPDSVGTPVVNVDVEIRDAEGNRVPDGVEGEICVRGAQVMLGYWNNQEATAAAIDPDGWLRTGDLGMLADGHLRISSRRADLILRGGENVYPVEIENVLAEHPRVAESVVLGLPHNDLGEEVAAVVVPAGPDAVRQDELSAFVAQRLARYKVPTRWLLTTRPLPRNATGKVERHRVRDSVERRAADAG; encoded by the coding sequence ATGAACGGCAACGCTGCTGACCCGGCGAAGGCTCGCGAGGCCGCGGTCACGATGCTGACCGCCCCTGGCGGTCGTTTCGAGGTCGTCGAGGAGGACGTGCTCGGCAGGCGGATGCGGGTCTTTCGCAATCGGCTGCGATCGCTGCGCGAGCTGTTGCTGACCGCGAGGCGGCACGGCGACACGGAATACCTGGTCTGCGAGGAAAACCGGTGGACCTTCGCCGAGCACCACGCCCGCGTGGCCTCGCTGGCACAGGCGCTGCGCGAGCGTTACCACATCGGCAAGGGAGACCGGGTCGCCATCCTGTCCGCGAACAACGCGGAATGGATCATGACGTTCTGGGCGGCCACCAGCCTCGGCGCGATCACCGTCGGCATGAACTCGTTGTGGTCGGCGCGCGAGGTCGAATACGGGCTCGCCGACAGCGCGCCGTCGCTGATCGTCACCGACGGCAGGCGGCGGGAACTGCTCGGCGACACCGGCACCACGGTGCTGTCGATGGAGACCGACATCCCGGCGCTGGCGTCACAGACTCCCGGAGCCGAACTGCCCGACAGCGACATCGCCGAGGACGACCCCGCGGTGATCCTGTACACCTCGGGCACGACCGGCCGCCCGAAGGGCGCGGTGCACTCCCATCGCAACGTGCTTGCCGCCTGCGACTACCACCTGTTCAACGACGCGCTCGCCGAGGCGCTCGGCAGGCCACCGACACGGCGACGCTACCTGCTCGCCACACCGCTGTTCCACATCGCGGCGCTGCACAATCTCGCGGTTCCCCGGCTGGCCACCGCGGAAACCGCGGTGATCTACACCGGACGGTTCGAGGCGGAGCGGGTGCTGCGGCTGATCGAGCGGGAGCGCGTCACCAACTGGGGTGCGGTGCCCACCATGGCGAACCGGCTGCTCGAGCACGGCGATCTGTCCGGCTACGATCTGTCCAGCCTCACCGCGCTGTCGCTGAACTCCGCGCCGTCCTCGCCCGCGCTGATGGACAGGGTGCGCGAGCTGTTGCCACACGCCGCGCCGTCGCTGGGCACCACCTACGGACTCACCGAGACGTCCACGGCGGCGACGCTGGCCACCTCCGCCGACCTGGCGCGCTGTCCGGACTCGGTGGGTACGCCGGTGGTCAATGTGGACGTCGAGATCCGCGACGCCGAGGGCAACCGGGTACCAGACGGCGTGGAGGGCGAGATCTGCGTTCGGGGTGCGCAGGTGATGCTCGGCTACTGGAACAACCAGGAGGCCACCGCTGCCGCGATCGATCCGGACGGCTGGCTGCGCACCGGCGATCTCGGCATGCTGGCCGACGGCCACCTTCGCATCAGCAGCAGGCGCGCGGACCTCATCCTGCGTGGCGGTGAGAACGTCTACCCGGTGGAGATCGAGAACGTGCTCGCCGAACACCCCCGCGTCGCCGAGAGCGTGGTGCTCGGTCTGCCGCACAACGACCTCGGCGAGGAGGTCGCTGCTGTGGTGGTACCTGCCGGACCCGACGCGGTGCGGCAGGACGAGTTGTCGGCTTTCGTGGCGCAGCGGCTGGCACGGTACAAGGTGCCGACGCGATGGCTGCTGACCACCCGGCCGCTGCCTCGCAACGCCACCGGCAAGGTGGAGCGCCACCGCGTGCGCGACAGCGTTGAACGCCGGGCCGCGGATGCCGGGTAA
- a CDS encoding acyl-CoA carboxylase subunit beta, with protein sequence MNAGPRMPGNRDEWAPLLQSLRQRRRDARAMGGEDKLGRYRTRGRLDARARIDALLDPATFAELGTLAGDSGVPADAFVAGSGLVGGRPVLVGAEDFTVAGGSIGVAAASKRTRLALLAKQERVPLVLMLEGAGHRPTNSLTAHRPAPNDLQALAELAGLVPTVAIVTGPSAGHSALAAPLSDFVVMAGQQAALFTAGPPLVAASLGEQIGKADLGGPRVHAVASGVAHNVTEDHPTAVTLARRYLSYFPGSAWQRPPRASGTDAVDTGPRGLEDLLDLIPPNSRRPYDMARVLDRLVDAGSLLELQPQHGRSLITALARLGGQPVAVVANQPLVLAGAIDVAAAEKAARFIEVTGAFHLPLVLLADNPGVLSGSASERAGILRAGARMFAAQHRSQVPKLHVTIRKAFGFGSSVMGMNAFDGQTVSLAFPGVTLGGIPAAVGGSTAKADEETRKALLDNESQGPWKLAGSVSYDEVIDPRELRNALLAALTVSSTRLSAPAEPVNHTGYLR encoded by the coding sequence TTGAACGCCGGGCCGCGGATGCCGGGTAACCGCGACGAGTGGGCACCGCTGCTGCAGTCCCTGCGGCAGCGGCGTCGGGATGCCCGTGCGATGGGCGGTGAGGACAAACTCGGTCGCTACCGAACCCGTGGCAGGCTCGACGCCAGGGCCCGCATCGACGCGCTGCTCGACCCGGCGACGTTCGCGGAACTGGGCACGCTCGCGGGCGACTCGGGCGTTCCCGCCGACGCCTTCGTCGCAGGCTCCGGCCTTGTCGGCGGCCGGCCTGTGCTGGTGGGTGCCGAGGACTTCACGGTCGCGGGCGGCTCCATCGGTGTCGCCGCGGCGTCGAAGCGGACCAGGCTCGCGTTGCTGGCCAAGCAGGAACGGGTTCCGCTGGTGCTCATGCTGGAGGGCGCCGGACACCGTCCGACCAACTCGCTGACCGCGCACCGGCCCGCGCCCAACGACCTGCAGGCGCTGGCGGAGTTGGCCGGTCTGGTGCCCACGGTCGCCATCGTCACAGGGCCCTCCGCGGGGCACAGCGCGCTGGCCGCACCGCTTTCGGATTTCGTCGTCATGGCGGGGCAGCAGGCCGCGCTGTTCACCGCGGGACCACCGCTGGTGGCCGCTTCACTCGGCGAGCAGATCGGCAAGGCCGACCTCGGCGGACCGCGCGTACACGCGGTGGCCAGCGGAGTCGCGCACAACGTCACCGAGGACCACCCCACCGCAGTGACGCTGGCGCGCCGGTACCTGTCCTACTTCCCCGGCAGCGCGTGGCAGCGCCCGCCGAGGGCGAGCGGCACCGATGCCGTCGACACCGGACCTCGCGGGCTGGAGGACCTGCTCGACCTCATTCCGCCGAACTCGCGAAGACCCTACGACATGGCGCGGGTGCTGGACCGGCTGGTCGATGCGGGCTCGTTGCTGGAACTGCAACCCCAGCACGGTCGCTCGCTGATCACCGCGCTTGCCCGGCTCGGCGGGCAGCCGGTGGCCGTGGTGGCCAACCAGCCGCTGGTACTGGCAGGAGCGATCGATGTCGCCGCAGCGGAGAAGGCAGCGCGATTCATCGAGGTCACCGGTGCGTTTCACCTCCCGCTGGTGCTGCTGGCCGACAATCCGGGGGTGCTGTCCGGCAGCGCGTCGGAGCGGGCGGGCATCCTGCGGGCAGGGGCACGGATGTTCGCGGCACAGCATCGAAGCCAGGTGCCCAAGCTGCACGTCACCATCCGCAAGGCGTTCGGCTTCGGCTCCTCGGTGATGGGCATGAACGCCTTCGACGGGCAGACGGTGTCGCTGGCCTTCCCCGGCGTGACGCTCGGCGGCATTCCGGCCGCGGTGGGTGGCAGCACGGCGAAGGCCGACGAGGAGACCCGCAAGGCACTGCTGGACAACGAGTCGCAGGGTCCGTGGAAACTGGCGGGTTCGGTCAGCTACGACGAGGTGATCGACCCGCGCGAGTTGCGCAACGCCCTGCTTGCCGCGCTGACGGTCTCGAGCACGCGGCTGTCCGCACCCGCCGAGCCGGTGAACCACACCGGCTACCTGCGCTGA
- a CDS encoding acyl-CoA dehydrogenase family protein: MDFELDAQQRAWLAQVRAFLRHNVTAALRAELAEHGQDLPGGEVAAFRAKVGAKGWFGLNWPVRYGGLGLGPVHQHLLMSEFEYWGAPGPDLTVTSVAPMIMRHGTELNKREFLPAIARGELICAVGYSEPDAGTDLASLRTTAVRDGDEWVINGSKIWNSLAQRATHEWLCVRTNPSAPKHKGISVIMVPMQATGVRVRPIHTWSDYRTNETFFDNVRVPATNLIGEVDRGWQYITGALDLERAALTNAGDLRRAVDDLLELAMRPRYDGARPADDPDVCRKIAQLDADVEAATLMGWRASSLLAEGVIPTVEVSTEKIFTSELRQRIADVATQMLGMDGVLAYRSEHAPLEGRFERLYRSAPLLRFGGGTNEVLRDVVAQRGHGLPRYGR, translated from the coding sequence ATGGATTTCGAGCTGGATGCGCAGCAGCGAGCGTGGCTGGCGCAGGTGCGGGCGTTCCTGCGGCACAATGTCACCGCGGCGCTGCGCGCGGAGTTGGCCGAGCACGGCCAGGACCTACCGGGCGGCGAGGTCGCCGCGTTTCGCGCCAAGGTGGGCGCCAAGGGCTGGTTCGGGCTCAACTGGCCGGTCCGCTACGGCGGCCTCGGCCTCGGCCCGGTCCACCAGCACTTGCTGATGAGCGAGTTCGAGTACTGGGGAGCACCGGGACCCGACCTCACCGTCACCTCGGTCGCACCGATGATCATGCGGCACGGCACGGAGCTGAACAAGCGCGAGTTCCTGCCCGCCATCGCCAGGGGCGAACTGATCTGCGCCGTCGGCTACTCCGAGCCCGACGCGGGCACGGACCTGGCGAGCCTTCGCACCACCGCCGTGCGCGACGGAGACGAATGGGTCATCAACGGCTCCAAGATCTGGAACAGCCTCGCCCAGCGCGCCACCCACGAGTGGCTGTGCGTACGGACCAACCCCAGCGCCCCGAAGCACAAGGGGATCTCGGTGATCATGGTCCCGATGCAGGCCACCGGCGTACGGGTCCGGCCGATCCACACCTGGAGCGACTACCGCACCAACGAAACCTTCTTCGACAACGTCCGCGTGCCCGCGACCAACCTGATCGGCGAGGTGGACAGGGGCTGGCAGTACATCACCGGCGCGCTCGACCTGGAACGGGCAGCGCTGACCAACGCGGGCGACCTCCGTCGCGCTGTCGACGACCTGCTGGAGCTGGCGATGCGACCGAGGTACGACGGTGCGAGGCCTGCCGACGATCCCGACGTCTGCCGCAAGATCGCGCAACTGGACGCCGACGTGGAGGCGGCCACCCTGATGGGCTGGCGGGCGAGCTCGCTGCTTGCCGAGGGTGTGATCCCGACGGTCGAGGTGAGCACGGAGAAGATCTTCACAAGCGAGCTGCGACAGCGCATCGCCGACGTGGCCACCCAGATGTTGGGAATGGACGGTGTGCTGGCCTACCGCAGCGAGCACGCGCCGCTGGAAGGCCGGTTCGAACGGCTCTACCGGTCGGCACCGCTGCTGCGGTTCGGCGGCGGCACCAACGAGGTACTGCGCGACGTCGTCGCGCAGCGCGGCCACGGTCTACCCCGGTACGGCAGGTGA
- a CDS encoding acyl-CoA dehydrogenase family protein: MRLVATDEHRDLRAMLRQLLDEHCPPSLARQLKQPGREDVPPALWSALADTGILGIAVDADYGGGGGGLYELGLVFSEAGRALCPTPVYDTLLFAVALGRLADTEQRRRYLSALTQGSLKATVAAWNPSDASDLMPTLTARPVAGGWSVSGTLPYVSNADCSDVVLTTARAVADGEPSRLIGLLLDPHHAGLQARPLTTMARDRQARVLLEESYVPDDEALTGVAGRGLTRADLSWVANVAVALQCMEMTGGARAVLERTVDYIAAREQFGRPIGAFQAAQHLVADMHIAVEAATLTAQRAVWWLGKGEPVARYVAIAAMHASEAYKQATLTAHQLHGGMGYVRETDLHLWSERAKVSEVRNGTADVAAGWLGKELGLGRAR, translated from the coding sequence ATGCGACTCGTCGCCACCGACGAACACCGTGACCTGCGGGCGATGCTGCGTCAGCTGCTGGACGAGCACTGCCCGCCGAGCCTGGCGAGGCAGCTGAAGCAACCCGGCCGCGAGGACGTGCCGCCCGCACTGTGGTCGGCACTGGCCGACACCGGCATTCTCGGAATCGCCGTCGACGCCGACTACGGCGGCGGCGGTGGCGGCCTGTACGAACTCGGGCTGGTCTTCTCCGAGGCGGGCAGGGCACTGTGCCCCACACCGGTGTACGACACACTGCTGTTCGCCGTCGCCCTCGGCCGGCTCGCGGACACCGAGCAGCGGCGGCGTTACCTGAGCGCACTCACCCAGGGCTCGCTCAAGGCCACCGTCGCCGCGTGGAACCCCTCCGACGCCTCGGACCTGATGCCGACGCTGACCGCGCGGCCGGTGGCCGGGGGTTGGTCGGTGAGCGGAACCCTGCCGTACGTGTCGAACGCGGACTGTTCCGACGTGGTACTGACGACCGCACGCGCTGTCGCGGACGGCGAGCCGAGCAGGCTGATCGGCCTGCTACTCGACCCACACCACGCCGGCCTGCAGGCGCGGCCACTCACGACGATGGCGCGCGACCGGCAGGCTCGGGTGCTGCTCGAGGAGAGCTACGTACCCGACGACGAGGCGCTCACCGGTGTGGCCGGTCGCGGACTCACGCGCGCGGATCTGTCGTGGGTGGCCAACGTGGCCGTCGCGCTGCAATGCATGGAGATGACCGGCGGCGCGCGGGCGGTGCTGGAGCGCACAGTGGACTACATCGCGGCAAGGGAGCAGTTCGGCAGACCGATCGGCGCGTTCCAGGCAGCGCAGCACCTGGTGGCCGACATGCATATCGCGGTGGAGGCCGCGACGCTGACCGCGCAACGGGCCGTGTGGTGGCTCGGTAAGGGCGAGCCGGTGGCCCGCTACGTGGCCATCGCGGCGATGCACGCGAGCGAGGCGTACAAGCAGGCGACGTTGACCGCGCACCAGTTGCACGGCGGCATGGGCTACGTCCGCGAAACCGACCTGCACCTGTGGTCGGAGCGAGCCAAGGTCAGCGAGGTCCGCAACGGCACCGCCGACGTCGCGGCGGGTTGGCTGGGAAAGGAGTTGGGCCTTGGCCGAGCACGATGA